A segment of the Limnochordia bacterium genome:
ATTGCATCCTTTCATGCCCTTTATTACCGAAGAATTGTGGCACGCCCTTCCGAGCACCGGCGAGACGATCGTCTTGGCACCTTGGCCCGTTCCTCAGGAGGATTTGTATGACCAGGATGCAGAAATGGATATGGCTTTGATCATGGATGTTGTACGCAGCATTCGTAATGTACGTAGTGAGAAACAAGTGACACCAGGACGCAAGATCAAAGCTGTGCTGCATGCCGACGACCCGCAGCAAACCATCCTACAAAGGAACCGGTTGTATCTGGAGTCCCTGGCCGGACTTGGTGAGCTGGAAATTCTGAAGACCAACACTAAGAAGCCAGAACAAGCGATCTTCGCGGTGGCCTCAGGTGTTGAGATCTATCTGCCCTTGGCGGGTTTGTTAGATCTTGAAGAGGAACGCAAGAGACTACAAGGTGAGCTCAAGGACTGCGAAAATGAGATTAAACGATGCCAAACCAAGCTAGAAAACGAAGGGTTTGTAAAGAAAGCACCTCCTGCAGTGGTTGAAAAGGAGAGAGCAAAGCTTGCTGAGTATCTGGAGCAGAAGGCTAAGCTAGAGGAGACCTTAAAGACTCTAGTCTAAGGTACTCTTGATCGGTCGAAAGGAACGAATGGCAGTGGGATATATTGAAGCGGTAGAGTATCTAGAAAGTCTAGCCCGGTTTGGCTCCAAGCCGGGCCTTTCACGTATTAGGCAACTGGCCCAAAGCTTAGGCGACCCGCAGGAACGCTTTCCAGCAATTCATATAGCTGGAACCAATGGAAAGGGGTCTACCGCCCGGATGACCGCGGCAATCTTAAGCGCCCATGGACTAAAGACAGGCCTTTATACTTCACCTCACATTGGTGTATTCAATGAACGCTTCATGATCGATGGGGAACCAATCTCTGATCAAGGCCTCAGTGCCCTTGTGGATAAGTTGCAGCCGATTACCCAACAGGGGTTGGAGCAACCCACTGAATTTGAGGTCTGTACGGCATTAGCCCTAGAATATTTTGCCCAAGAAGCCGTAGACTGTGCTGTCATTGAAGTGGGGTTAGGGGGCAGGTTTGATGCGACCAACATTATTGTGCCAGAGGTTGCGGTGATTACCCACATTGCCTTGGACCACATGGGGGTTCTTGGGACCACCCTTGAACAGATTGCCTTTGAGAAGGCGGGTATCATTAAGACTGGTAAACCATTAGTATTAACCCCACAATCCAGCGCTGCAAGAGGGGTGATCCTGGACATAGCTAAGGCGCAGCACAGTGCTGTATATGAGCTTGACCCTGCGTCTTGGCACGTGCAAGAAGTCTCGTTGGACGGGACAGTCTTTACCTATGAGGATCAGAGGATACACTTAAATCTACTCGGGCGTCACCAAATCATCAATGCTTGTGCGGCTATCACCGGGGCGAGGGTCTTCCTACAAGACCGGTTCTGTTGGAGGTTAGTGCATAAAAGCCTGGGTGAGGTCAGTTGGCCGGGCAGGCTGGAGATCATGGGCACAAATCCCTTAATCCTTCTAGATGGTGCCCATAATCTAGATGGAGCCGAGGTACTTAAGCAGGCTATTTGTGATCTGCTCCCAACGCGGAGAATTGTGTTCTTGATGAGTATTATGGAGGACAAAGAAGTGGACGCTATACTGAGGACCCTTTTGCCTAGGGGTAAAGTCGCGGTATTTACTCAACCAAAGCAAAGCCGGACGCGACCCACTTCACCCCATGAGCTAAGGCAACGGGCCAGCGCATATCTAGATGAGGTCTACGCTGAGCTAGATCCAGGTGTTGCACTAGAACAAGCGTTGAGACTAATTGATGTTGACGATGTTCTTTGCATTAGCGGTTCGTTGTATCTGGTACGGGAACTGCGCCAGCTGTTGTGCAGGAATTACCACGTAGGTTGACGAATGTTAAAGCAGGTTGTTGAGAATAGCAACTAAGAGAGGGTCTGGTTCTATGTCTACAGACAAGAAAGAGACAAGCAGTAAGGGGCTAAGTAAATTTGGATTTGCGATGGTGCTCGTTGCCGTTGGGGCTTGTGCCATTTTTATTGGATTTCTAATTGGTCAATGGTTAATGGATCTACTTAGTCCTAGCACGCCGACTATTGCTTTTGACCCAACAGAGGTTATGAATTCCGTGGATAAAAACAACGATCCATCTAATTCCCTGTCTGCGGACACTGTTAAGTCGAGCTCGTCACCGAATACGACTAGCCCTAAGACGGAGGAACAGAATGGTCTGTACCGGGTGCAAGTTGGTTCCTTTAGCATTAGGGAAAACGCCGAACAATTGGCCAATCGGTTAAAAGCCGCAGGCTATGAAGTATACATTACTCCTAAACCTTACCGGGTGCAAGTTGGTGCCTTTAGTCAGCGGTCCAACGCAGAACGTCTTTTGGAGGAACTAAAGGGACTAGGATATACCGATGGGTTTATCACGCAGTAGTTAAACCGGCAAGATTAGATGAGTTAAGCATACGGGCATAGGTGTGAAGTACCTATGCCCGTTATTTCGATCTGGTTCCTGTTCCAATATAGTCTAGTGACCTACGCTACTATCGTGGGAGGGGAGTAAGCTGGTTTGAAGTTGCTTGTTTGTAGATAATGGTTCGGTTGAACGTTATGATGCTTCCCTCCGCCTTTTCCGCTCCATTAGATCGACAAAGGCTTCTAGGCGGGTCTGTAGGCCTGCCTTTCCCGTTAGCTCATCGCATGCCACGCTGAGGACCGGAATGCTGTAGTCCTTACTTACCTGGGGCAAAATACTCTTGGCAACAATCTCTGGAATACATGTAAAGGGAGAGAGCTGCACAACCCCATCGAATCCTCTATTCGCATAGATGATCGTATTCCCGATGGAGTCTTGACCGTGACCACCGATCATCTCCGGCAGATACGGCGCAGCAGCCTTCTTAATATCAAGTCCGCCCACCTGGCCTAGGGTATCGGTCACTGTATTATCCAAAGTCCAACCGCTTAGGTAAATCGAGCGATGCACTTCAACCCCTAGTTCTCCGAGGGTTTGTTCAATATCCAG
Coding sequences within it:
- a CDS encoding SPOR domain-containing protein is translated as MSTDKKETSSKGLSKFGFAMVLVAVGACAIFIGFLIGQWLMDLLSPSTPTIAFDPTEVMNSVDKNNDPSNSLSADTVKSSSSPNTTSPKTEEQNGLYRVQVGSFSIRENAEQLANRLKAAGYEVYITPKPYRVQVGAFSQRSNAERLLEELKGLGYTDGFITQ
- a CDS encoding bifunctional folylpolyglutamate synthase/dihydrofolate synthase, which codes for MGYIEAVEYLESLARFGSKPGLSRIRQLAQSLGDPQERFPAIHIAGTNGKGSTARMTAAILSAHGLKTGLYTSPHIGVFNERFMIDGEPISDQGLSALVDKLQPITQQGLEQPTEFEVCTALALEYFAQEAVDCAVIEVGLGGRFDATNIIVPEVAVITHIALDHMGVLGTTLEQIAFEKAGIIKTGKPLVLTPQSSAARGVILDIAKAQHSAVYELDPASWHVQEVSLDGTVFTYEDQRIHLNLLGRHQIINACAAITGARVFLQDRFCWRLVHKSLGEVSWPGRLEIMGTNPLILLDGAHNLDGAEVLKQAICDLLPTRRIVFLMSIMEDKEVDAILRTLLPRGKVAVFTQPKQSRTRPTSPHELRQRASAYLDEVYAELDPGVALEQALRLIDVDDVLCISGSLYLVRELRQLLCRNYHVG